The following are from one region of the Nicotiana tabacum cultivar K326 chromosome 3, ASM71507v2, whole genome shotgun sequence genome:
- the LOC107804422 gene encoding uncharacterized protein LOC107804422 → MEKANSFILSVVLQLLYLLVACIATNISTDQSALLALKSRVTLNSSHPLTQNWSSQSSVCDWIGVTCGSRHHRVRALNISNMDIVGTIPPQLGNLSFLVSLDMSRNNFLGDIPQDLSRLRRLKVIDLGYNNFSGEIPMWFGFFSELQILILDNNGFTAIPPASISNLSKLETLSVSNNHLQGSFPKDIGNLQSLKELVLVSNQLTGSIPYSIFNISSLETLALTYNQLSGSLPADICRGLQKIKSISIISNQLSGHIPASLSNCTQLYDLSLSYNNFNGIIPPEIVNLERLEFLNLGGNHLQGIIPAKIGNLRNLQQLQLENNGIVGSIPRSIRNMTSLWILNFNTNNLTGVIPEEIGNLHKLETLYLQFNKLSGSIPEELFNISTLTKVSLSTNNIGGVIPREIGSLHKLETLYLQFNKLSGSIPEELFNISTLTRVSLSRNNIGGVIPRKIGSLHKLETLDLAENYKLSGSIPEELFNISTLRVMSLAFNNLSGSLPSASSYWQTNLNFLHLGNNSIDGVIPSSISNSSNLKGLILNNNKFNGPIPNSLGDLRQLERLMLFENNLSSPHLSILTSLANCRSLKEIVISDNPLNGVLPDSIGNLSGSLELFFLDETEIRGQIPLGIGNLSNLNTFSISGNDLTGSMPRTFCDLHNLQVLYLDQNRLSRPLPECLCKLPGLGLVRLSYNQISGPIPYCIGNVTSLRNIYLNSNRLTNIPMSLWSLKDLVELDLSNNSLVGSLPPEFGNLDAITLVDLSRNHLSGSIPTTVGDLLKLIYLSLAFNELQGSIPESLGKMISLESVILSNNILSGMIPKSLEALRYLKDFNVSFNRLEGEIPTKGPFLNFTSQSFMGNEELCGGFLFRPCKARSGHHSRRSRFLLIVLVPLVVSLMGLGSIVVFMFRRRRNVPTQVESLPATTILARISYIEIERATQGFDQCNLLGHGGSGSVYKGIFANEMVLAIKVFNLQIEGAFKSFDTECEVLRNLRHRNLTKVISSCTNMDFKALLLEYMPNGSLEQWLHSDDYYLNMIQRLEIMIDVASALEYLHHGYATVVVHGDLKPSNVLLDERLVGHVSDFGLTKLLGEGESIAHTNTLATMGYIAPEYGSVGLVSRRCDVYSYGIMLMETFTRKKPYDEMFQENLSMRSWVCNSIPATPEDIIDATLFEPEEIDFKKKLHCVSSILELALNCTAESPNERLIMKDVLPNIKKIKLEFLRK, encoded by the exons ATGGAGAAAGCCAACTCTTTTATTCTTTCTGTTGTCTTGCAATTACTCTACTTGTTAGTGGCATGCATAGCCACAAACATAAGCACAGATCAATCAGCTCTTCTTGCCTTAAAATCCAGAGTTACTCTAAACTCTTCTCATCCCTTAACCCAAAATTGGTCTTCTCAATCTTCAGTTTGTGACTGGATTGGAGTCACTTGCGGCTCTCGCCATCATAGGGTGAGAGCACTCAATATATCAAACATGGACATTGTTGGAACCATTCCGCCACAGTTGGGAAACCTCTCGTTTCTCGTTTCTCTCGATATGAGCAGAAATAATTTTCTTGGAGACATCCCTCAAGATTTGTCTCGTTTACGTCGATTGAAGGTGATTGATCTGGGATACAATAATTTCAGTGGAGAGATTCCAATGTGGTTCGGTTTCTTTTCTGAGCTTCAAATCTTAATTCTTGATAACAACGGTTTCACTGCTATACCTCCTGCTTCTATTTCTAACCTGTCCAAGTTAGAAACTCTCAGTGTCAGTAATAATCATCTTCAAGGCAGTTTTCCCAAAGATATTGGCAATCTTCAGAGTTTAAAGGAGCTGGTTTTAGTCAGTAACCAACTTACTGGATCTATTCCATACTCCATTTTCAACATCTCCTCGTTGGAGACTTTAGCTCTCACATATAATCAATTATCAGGGAGTCTTCCTGCAGATATATGCCGCGGTCTGCAAAAAATAAAGAGCATTTCAATAATTTCCAACCAGTTGAGTGGTCACATTCCAGCTAGTTTGTCTAACTGCACACAACTGTATGACTTGTCATTGTCATACAATAACTTCAATGGGATCATTCCACCAGAAATTGTAAACTTGGAGAGGCTTGAGTTCTTAAACCTTGGGGGAAACCACCTGCAAG GCATAATTCCAGCAAAGATTGGTAATTTACGAAATTTGCAGCAATTGCAACTGGAGAACAACGGCATCGTGGGTTCAATACCGCGCAGCATACGGAACATGACATCGCTATGGATACTTAATTTCAACACCAACAATTTAACAG GTGTTATACCCGAAGAGATTGGGAACCTTCACAAGTTGGAAACACTTTATTTGCAATTTAATAAATTAAGTGGTTCCATACCGGAAGAGCTCTTCAATATCTCTACGCTAACAAAGGTGTCACTTTCTACGAATAACATTGGTGGAGTAATACCCAGAGAGATTGGGAGCCTTCACAAGTTGGAGACACTTTATTTGCAATTTAATAAATTAAGCGGTTCCATACCGGAAGAGCTCTTCAATATCTCTACCCTAACAAGGGTGTCACTTTCTAGGAATAACATTGGTGGAGTAATACCCAGAAAGATTGGGAGCCTTCACAAATTGGAGACACTTGATCTTGCAGAGAATTATAAACTAAGTGGTTCCATACCGGAAGAGCTCTTCAATATCTCTACGCTAAGAGTGATGTCACTTGCATTTAATAACCTTTCCGGTAGTCTTCCATCTGCCTCAAGCTACTGGCAAACAAATCTAAATTTTCTGCATCTTGGTAATAACAGCATAGATGGAGTTATACCCAGCTCAATCTCCAATTCTTCAAATCTAAAGGGATTAATTCttaacaacaacaaattcaatgGCCCGATTCCTAACTCTTTGGGGGATTTGAGACAGCTTGAACGTTTGATGTTGTTCGAAAACAACTTATCATCTCCGCACCTAAGTATCTTAACTTCTTTGGCGAACTGCAGATCTTTGAAAGAAATAGTGATATCGGATAATCCTCTTAATGGTGTTCTTCCAGATTCCATTGGCAATCTCTCCGGTTCTCTTGAACTATTTTTTTTAGATGAAACTGAAATTAGGGGACAGATACCATTAGGAATTGGTAATTTAAGTAACTTAAACACTTTTTCCATATCCGGCAATGACTTGACTGGTTCAATGCCAAGAACATTCTGTGATTTACACAATCTTCAAGTATTATATCTTGACCAGAACAGGTTAAGTAGACCCTTACCGGAGTGCCTTTGCAAATTGCCGGGGTTGGGCTTGGTTCGTTTGTCTTATAATCAAATATCGGGTCCAATACCATATTGCATTGGTAATGTTACCTCTTTgagaaatatttatttaaattcaaataggctCACTAACATACCCATGAGTCTATGGAGCCTCAAAGATCTTGTAGAGCTTGACTTGTCCAATAATTCTTTGGTTGGTTCTTTACCTCCAGAATTCGGAAATTTGGATGCCATAACATTAGTAGATTTGTCGAGGAATCACCTTTCAGGAAGTATTCCAACCACAGTCGGAGACTTGCTGAAACTAATTTATCTTTCTTTGGCTTTCAATGAGTTGCAAGGATCTATTCCTGAGTCGCTGggaaaaatgataagtttggaATCGGTGATACTATCCAATAACATTCTTTCAGGTATGATTCCAAAATCATTAGAGGCACTTCGGTATCTCAAGGATTTCAATGTATCATTCAATAGATTAGAAGGTGAAATCCCAACTAAAGGACCTTTTCTCAATTTCACGTCTCAATCTTTTATGGGAAATGAAGAGTTATGTGGTGGTTTCCTTTTCCGACCTTGTAAGGCTAGGTCTGGTCATCACTCACGGAGAAGCAGATTTCTTCTGATTGTACTTGTCCCATTGGTGGTTTCATTAATGGGACTTGGCTCAATTGTTGTGTTCATGTTCAGGAGACGTAGAAATGTTCCAACCCAAGTTGAATCCTTACCTGCAACAACGATACTAGCCAGGATTTCGTACATTGAAATCGAAAGGGCAACTCAGGGGTTCGACCAATGCAACTTGCTAGGCCATGGAGGTTCCGGTTCTGTTTACAAGGGCATCTTTGCGAATGAGATGGTTTTGGCAATCAAAGTGTTTAATTTACAGATTGAAGGTGCATTCAAGAGTTTTGATACTGAATGTGAAGTTCTACGCAACCTTCGCCATAGAAATCTTACCAAAGTTATCAGCAGTTGTACTAACATGGATTTTAAAGCATTACTTCTAGAATACATGCCCAATGGAAGCCTAGAGCAATGGTTACATTCTGATGATTACTACTTGAATATGATCCAAAGATTAGAGATAATGATCGATGTTGCATCAGCTTTGGAATATCTCCATCATGGTTATGCAACAGTCGTTGTACATGGCGACTTGAAGCCTAGTAACGTCTTGCTAGACGAAAGGCTGGTTGGACATGTGAGTGACTTTGGCCTGACCAAGTTATTAGGAGAAGGGGAATCTATTGCTCATACTAACACACTTGCAACGATGGGCTATATTGCACCAG AGTATGGATCAGTAGGATTAGTTTCTAGAAGATGTGATGTGTACAGCTACGGCATAATGCTCATGGAAACATTCACAAGAAAAAAGCCATATGATGAAATGTTTCAAGAAAATTTGAGCATGAGGAGTTGGGTCTGTAATTCAATACCTGCAACACCAGAGGATATTATTGATGCCACCTTATTTGAACCAGAAGAGATTGATTTCAAGAAAAAGTTGCATTGTGTGTCCTCTATTTTGGAGTTGGCATTGAATTGCACAGCTGAATCTCCTAATGAGAGGCTGATCATGAAAGATGTCCTGCCAAATATCAAGAAGATCAAGCTGGAATTTCTTCGCAAATGA